The nucleotide sequence TTTGGAATGGAGACTCCCAGCTCTTTTTCGATGTCGACGATGGTCATCTTCCCATCGACCACCCATCCCCCATCGGGGTGGGGCGTGTGGTGCTGCTCCTCTTCGATACTATCATGCTCATCGATAATTTCCCCGACAAGCTCTTCCAAAATATCTTCGATCGTCACCACCCCTTCCGTTCCTCCATACTCATCGACGATGATGGCGAGGTGAATCTGCTCACTCCTAAACTCTTGGAGGAGGGCGGCAATCTTTTTCGTTTCGGGAGCATACAAGACAGGCTTAATGAGGTTTTCTAGGGGTGTTTCAAGGGGAGACTGCTCATTTTTTTCGATGCTTTTAAAGTAGTATTCGATCACATCTTTGTAGAGAAGAACCCCGACAATCTCATCGACATTTTCTTTGTAGACGGGGATCCGGCTATATCCTTCTGAGATGAACTTTTGGGCGGCCTCGTGGACCGTTTGGTTGATCGATAGAGAAAAGATATCGATCCGCGGGACCATGATTTCTCGGGCGATCCGCCCTTGCATCGAAGCAAGCGCGCTAATGATTCGCTTGTCAAAAGGTTCCAGATAGTCAGAAAGTTCCGACTCAAACGCAAGCTCCAAGATCTTATCTTTGATTCTCCCTTTAGAAACTTTTCCTCTCAGGAGGCTTTTTTGGACCTTGAGAAGGAGGAAAGTGATCGGCGAGAAGAGAAGAAGGAAAA is from Candidatus Neptunochlamydia vexilliferae and encodes:
- a CDS encoding hemolysin family protein, whose product is MSIEYLLLPILFLIGACAITGLTKALHILGRIESKKEFQKKPHYFFTYTFVKKLFSKNPWDNLFYLLSATKHLLYLLYAISFLIYFAPLSLLGVCLLLAIALVCDAFFRLIAHSAPPLFLRMTTPVASFFLLLFSPITFLLLKVQKSLLRGKVSKGRIKDKILELAFESELSDYLEPFDKRIISALASMQGRIAREIMVPRIDIFSLSINQTVHEAAQKFISEGYSRIPVYKENVDEIVGVLLYKDVIEYYFKSIEKNEQSPLETPLENLIKPVLYAPETKKIAALLQEFRSEQIHLAIIVDEYGGTEGVVTIEDILEELVGEIIDEHDSIEEEQHHTPHPDGGWVVDGKMTIVDIEKELGVSIPKGPEYDTIGGYVFHRAETIPTKGWKIHNDNFDLEVLKSSDRAIEKLLLNNN